Proteins encoded by one window of Castor canadensis chromosome 2, mCasCan1.hap1v2, whole genome shotgun sequence:
- the Rnf148 gene encoding RING finger protein 148: protein MNPPGLTPSPHRSIPSRLLRLTIFLLLSLPDSKGKAIWTAHLNITFQVGNRIISELGESGVFGNHSPLERVSGAVVLPEGWNQNACNPLTNFSRPEHVDSWLALIERGGCTFTHKINVAAGKGANGVIVYNYPGTSNKVFPMSHQGTENIVAVMIGNLKGMELLHLIQKGVYVTIIIEVGRMHMPWLSHYVMSLFTFLAATVAYLLLYCAWRPRVSNSSTRRRRQIKADVKKAIGQLQLRELKEGDKELDPNENNCVVCFDIYKPQDVVRILSCKHFFHKTCIDPWLLAHRTCPMCKCDILKH, encoded by the coding sequence ATGAACCCACCTGGACTTACTCCTTCACCTCATAGGTCTATTCCATCCCGACTGTTGAGGCTTACCATCTTTCTACTACTTAGCCTTCCTGACTCAAAAGGAAAAGCAATATGGACGGCTCATCTGAATATTACATTTCAGGTGGGAAATCGGATTATATCAGAACTAGGAGAGAGCGGAGTGTTTGGGAATCATTCTCCTCTGGAGAGGGTGTCTGGTGCAGTGGTACTTCCTGAAGGATGGAATCAGAACGCTTGTAATCCACTGACCAACTTCAGCAGGCCGGAACATGTGGACTCTTGGCTGGCCCTCATTGAACGGGGAGGCTGTACATTTACTCATAAAATCAATGTGGCAGCAGGAAAGGGAGCAAATGGGGTGATCGTCTATAACTATCCAGGTACAAGTAACAAAGTATTTCCTATGTCTCACCAGGGAACAGAGAATATAGTGGCAGTGATGATAGGCAACCTAAAAGGCATGGAACTTTTGCACTTGATCCAGAAAGGGGTCTATGTGACTATCATCATTGAAGTGGGGAGAATGCACATGCCATGGTTGAGCCACTATGTCATGTCTCTCTTTACCTTCTTGGCAGCCACAGTTGCCTACCTTCTTTTGTATTGTGCCTGGAGACCCAGAGTGTCCAATTCTTCTACTCGAAGGCGACGACAGATAAAGGCTGATGTGAAGAAAGCGATTGGTCAGCTTCAACTTCGAGAGCTAAAAGAAGGGGATAAGGAGCTAGATCCAAATGAAAAcaattgtgttgtttgttttgacaTATACAAACCCCAAGATGTAGTACGTATTttatcttgcaaacattttttccaTAAGACATGCATTGACCCATGGCTTTTAGCCCATAGGACATGTCCCATGTGCAAGTGTGATATTCTGAAACATTAA